From one Archocentrus centrarchus isolate MPI-CPG fArcCen1 unplaced genomic scaffold, fArcCen1 scaffold_64_ctg1, whole genome shotgun sequence genomic stretch:
- the LOC115777695 gene encoding uncharacterized protein LOC115777695, giving the protein MDWESGSTMEVTALGRPFGLGMLYDCRKDSLIPGMTLWDWDDLMKDIGERPQTYNDFEIVASESIDDKSSALSVNASLKASFLGGLIEVDGSAKYLRDSKSSRNQARVTLKYKATTKIQELSMNQLGRGNVKHPYVFDQGLATHVVTAILYGAQAFFVFDREVSEKEDHQDIQGNLKVMIKKIPLLSIEGEGSLKMADKDKANVDKFSCRFYGDFCLPKPPTTFQDAVQVYKNLPELLGPNGEKAVPVKVWLLPLICLDSSAAKLVREISIRLVQEAQRVLEDFGELEMRWNDALRTITAQQFPQISKKLESFKEICSEFKLEFQQTLAKKLPSIRGGGEEEAELAEVLKKRHSSPFSSKLLNDWMDCKERELYTLMSLSSMMKNTKIISSQTDLYKESLGAEQVVCLVFTSLGKDEPYLSALSNYLKGKTNTDLQDLHTHDVEKEQWYASKEVTGEMRKKAKLFSDFSEANKENKNIKFLTVGLTNETQEGSSIYLYKDGFAVSENFEPPSKPETVTAADRNHNSVTLKISPPTFGAENITSYSVEYCVSGEDGWQQQTGAKAEEVTVRNLKPDTEYVFRCRAVTSEGIGPANEVSIKTLPCSPPRKPQVQPNSREISVSWEKPAELGQEVQILSYIVEHTETDSKVKEEALQWKQTESAGEKVILSGLQSETEYAVRVRCDCGAAGRSKESITAKVCTAAFTHLAELLRGKSEKISSDWHSVYKLPLTEEMMNIDGCTRFHFGKESTRQNRTIMLVGATGSGKSTLINAMINYIVGVEWEDSFRFKLVDEDQLRSEISVYDINHQDGFKIPFSLTIIDTPGFGDTGGIERDKLISEQLCNLFSAQHGVSKVDAVCFVAQASLARLTATQKYVFDSVLSIFGKDVAENIRILVTFADGQRPPVLEAINASGVPCPKTNKGQPAHFKFNNSALFANNKSPEADSVSDDDEEGFDQMFWEMGTKSMKRFFVALNIINTKSLTMTKEVLRERKQLENSVENLQVQVKLGLAKMEELKEMSEKLKENEAEISRNKDFEFEITVKKPVREDISGTGNYIMNCQQCHVTCHFPCPIPNDADKRRCAAIGPDGYCTKCPGKCIWTVHFNQKYKWRYVDVKEKKNNKRAERKVSESLGGEEDCSDNG; this is encoded by the coding sequence GAATGACCCTGTGGGATTGGGATGACCTGATGAAGGATATTGGAGAAAGACCACAAACATATAATGATTTTGAAATAGTTGCATCTGAATCAATCGATGACAAATCTTCAGCTCTAAGTGTTAATGCTTCACTGAAGGCAAGTTTCTTGGGTGGACTCATTGAGGTTGACGGATCGGCCAAATATCTGCGTGATAGTAAGTCTTCCAGAAATCAGGCCAGAGTAACACTGAAGTACAAGGCGACCACAAAGATCCAGGAGCTGTCCATGAATCAGCTTGGAAGAGGAAATGTGAAGCATCCATATGTTTTTGATCAAGGTTTAGCAACACATGTAGTCACAGCTATTCTTTATGGAGCACaagctttctttgtgtttgaccGTGAGGTTTCTGAAAAGGAGGATCATCAGGACATTCAGGGCAACTTGAAGGTGATGATCAAGAAAATTCCCTTACTTTCTATAGAAGGTGAAGGTTCCCTGAAAATGGCAGATAAGGACAAAGCAAATGTTGATAAATTCTCCTGCAGATTTTATGGAGACTTTTGCCTTCCAAAACCTCCAACAACCTTTCAAGATGCTGTACAAGTCTACAAAAACCTGCCAGAATTACTGGGACCCAATGGAGAGAAGGCTGTACCAGTGAAGGTCTGGCTGCTGCCACTGATATGTTTAGATTCTTCTGCTGCTAAACTCGTCCGTGAGATCAGTATCAGATTAGTCCAAGAAGCTCAGAGAGTTCTGGAGGACTTCGGTGAGCTGGAAATGAGGTGGAACGATGCACTGAGAACCATCACTGCACAGCAGTTCCCACAGATCAGCAAAAAACTGGAaagttttaaagaaatatgCTCTGAGTTTAAGCTGGAATTCCAACAAACTTTGGCAAAGAAACTTCCATCAatccgaggaggaggagaagaggaggctGAGCTTGCAGAGGTCCTGAAGAAGAGACATTCTTCACCTTTCAGCAGCAAACTCCTCAATGACTGGATGGATTGTAAAGAGAGAGAACTCTAcaccttaatgtctttaagcaGCATGATGAAAAACACCAAAATCATCTCATCTCAGACTGATCTGTACAAGGAAAGTCTCGGAGCTGAGCAggttgtgtgtttagttttcaccTCTCTGGGAAAGGATGAACCATACCTCTCAGCTTTATCAAACTActtaaaaggaaaaaccaaCACAGACCTTCAAGATCTTCACACTCATGATGTAGAGAAGGAACAGTGGTACGCCTCCAAAGAAGTAACAGGTGAAATGAGGAAGAAAGCCAAACTCTTCAGTGATTTTTCAGAGGCCAACAAGGAGAACAAGAACATTAAGTTCCTGACAGTCGGATTAACTAATGAGACACAGGAAGGTTCCAGCATCTACCTTTATAAAGACGGATTTGCTGTCAGTGAGAACTTTGAACCTCCTTCAAAGCCTGAAACTGTAACAGCAGCTGACAGAAACCACAACAGTGTGACTCTGAAGATTTCTCCACCCACATTTGGAGCAGAGAACATCACCTCCTACTCTGTTGAGTACTGTGTCAGTGGGGAGGATGGATGGCAGCAACAGACAGGAGCAAAGGCTGAAGAAGTCACAGTGAGAAATCTGAAACCAGACACAGAGTATGTGTTCAGATGCAGAGCAGTGACCTCAGAAGGTATTGGACCAGCTAATGAAGTCTCCATTAAAACCTTACCTTGCAGCCCTCCTAGAAAACCACAAGTTCAACCAAATTCCCGTGAGATATCAGTGAGCTGGGAGAAACCTGCTGAGCTCGGACAGGAGGTCCAGATATTGAGCTACATTGTGGAGCATACAGAAACAGACAGCAAGGTAAAGGAGGAAGCTCTGCAGTGGAAACAAACCGAGTCAGCAGGTGAAAAGGTGATCCTTTCAGgccttcagtcagagacagaATATGCAGTCAGGGTCAGATGTGATTGTGGTGCAGCTGgaagaagcaaagaaagcaTCACTGCTAAAGTCTGCACAGCAGCGTTTACACACCTCGCTGAACTTCTCAGAGGTAAAAGTGAAAAGATCAGCTCTGATTGGCACTCAGTTTACAAACTGCCTCTGACAGAAGAAATGATGAACATAGATGGATGCACGAGGTTTCACTTTGGCAAAGAAAGCACGAGGCAGAATCGTACAATAATGCTTGTTGGAGCGACTGGATCAGGAAAGTCCACTCTGATCAATGCAATGATCAACTACATTGTTGGTGTAGAGTGGGAGGACAGTTTCAGGTTTAAGTTAGTTGATGAGGATCAGCTGAGATCAGAAATCTCTGTTTACGACATCAACCACCAGGATGGATTTAAGATCCCGTTCTCTCTGACCATCATTGACACTCCAGGATTTGGAGATACAGGAGGCATAGAAAGAGacaaactgatctcagagcagctcTGTAACCTCTTCTCTGCTCAGCACGGTGTCAGTAAGGTtgatgctgtgtgttttgtagcTCAGGCTTCTTTAGCACGACTCACAGCAACACAGAAATATGTGTTTGATTCAGTGCTCTCGATCTTTGGCAAAGATGTGGCAGAAAACATCAGGATTCTGGTGACATTTGCAGATGGTCAGAGACCTCCAGTTCTAGAGGCGATCAATGCTTCAGGAGTCCCATGTCCTAAAACCAACAAAGGGCAGCCAGCTCACTTCAAATTCAATAATTCAGCTCTGTTTGCAAACAACAAATCACCTGAAGCTGATAGTGtgagtgatgatgatgaagaaggcTTTGATCAGATGTTTTGGGAGATGGGGACAAAAAGCATGAAGAGATTTTTTGTTGCTCTGAATATCATAAATACAAAAAGTTTGACAATGACAAAGGAGGTCCTCAGAGAAAGAAAGCAGCTCGAGAATTCAGTGGAGAATCTGCAGGTACAGGTAAAACTTGGATTAGCCAAGATGGAGGAGTtaaaagagatgagtgaaaaacttaaagaaaatgaagcagagaTCAGCAGAAACAAGGACTTTGAGTTTGAAATTACTGTCAAAAAACCTGTTCGGGAGGATATTTCTGGCACTGGAAACTACATCATGAACTGTCAGCAGTGTCATGTCACCTGTCACTTCCCCTGTCCCATACCAAATGATGCAGATAAAAGACGCTGTGCAGCAATAGGACCAGATGGATACTGTACAAAGTGCCCAGgtaaatgtatctggactgtacaTTTTAATCAGAAGTACAAATGGAGATATGTAGacgtcaaagaaaaaaaaaacaataaaagagcTGAAAGAAAAGTATCAGAGAGCCTTGGGGGAGAAGAAGACTGTTCAGATAATGGTTGA